One Acidobacteriota bacterium genomic window carries:
- a CDS encoding type II toxin-antitoxin system HicB family antitoxin has protein sequence MITDYIERALGRARYELLPDGTFAATVRGLRGVVATGATLEGCRRDLAEVIEEWLLVRVARGLAVPSLDGVTVKVRKAS, from the coding sequence ATGATCACCGACTACATCGAACGCGCCTTGGGACGCGCCCGCTACGAGTTGCTCCCTGACGGGACCTTCGCCGCGACGGTGCGGGGGCTCCGCGGCGTCGTCGCCACGGGCGCCACGCTCGAGGGCTGCCGTCGAGACCTCGCCGAGGTCATCGAGGAATGGCTGCTCGTGCGGGTGGCTCGGGGTCTGGCCGTGCCCTCGCTCGATGGCGTCACGGTCAAGGTACGCAAGGCCAGCTGA
- a CDS encoding L-rhamnose isomerase, translating into MARLATVAVSLHCWQGDDVTGRPLRTLHAADGHVTSAFKLLMLRRLAASRLFTRVHGSPQESTGVVVETLWRRRRGRRSAVES; encoded by the coding sequence TTGGCGAGGCTGGCGACCGTCGCGGTCTCACTGCACTGCTGGCAGGGAGATGATGTGACGGGGCGGCCGCTACGAACTCTACACGCCGCCGATGGACACGTGACTTCTGCTTTCAAGTTGTTGATGCTACGACGCTTGGCGGCGAGCAGGCTGTTCACCCGAGTCCACGGGAGTCCCCAGGAATCGACCGGGGTTGTGGTGGAGACGTTGTGGAGACGGCGCCGCGGTAGGCGCTCCGCTGTAGAATCCTGA
- a CDS encoding class II aldolase/adducin family protein has product MGREDLLRGIGEAGRHLAEFEASEAAAGNLSVCLRWAVRPQTSFPVVERIELPLHVPELVGATVVVTGSGRRLREIVNEPSANLACVVIDEGGRTGRLHTSHRRRFERVTSEFNSHLAVHHDQIRTTGTNFHAVLHAQRMHLNRPNTRWC; this is encoded by the coding sequence GTGGGGCGCGAGGACCTGCTGCGCGGTATCGGAGAGGCCGGGCGTCACCTTGCGGAGTTCGAGGCCAGCGAAGCCGCGGCGGGGAACCTCTCTGTGTGTCTGCGCTGGGCCGTTCGGCCACAGACGTCCTTCCCGGTGGTCGAGCGCATCGAGCTGCCGCTGCACGTGCCGGAACTCGTCGGCGCGACGGTCGTCGTGACGGGGTCGGGACGCCGCCTCCGCGAGATCGTGAACGAACCGTCGGCCAACCTCGCGTGCGTGGTCATAGACGAGGGCGGACGGACCGGCCGATTGCACACGTCGCACCGTCGGCGGTTCGAGCGCGTCACCAGCGAGTTCAACTCGCACCTCGCCGTGCACCACGACCAGATCCGCACCACTGGCACCAACTTCCATGCGGTGCTCCACGCGCAGCGGATGCACCTGAACCGCCCGAACACGCGATGGTGCTGA
- a CDS encoding DUF2283 domain-containing protein encodes MKEPYLEVTFRHGRPMAAYYYLPREAGEKSARTRRVEPGLVIDFTTEGRAIGIEITAPAKVSLAALNAVLKELGHPPASQADLAPLLAA; translated from the coding sequence ATGAAGGAACCCTATCTGGAAGTGACGTTTCGCCACGGCCGACCGATGGCCGCGTACTACTATCTGCCGCGAGAGGCGGGTGAGAAGAGCGCGAGGACTCGTCGGGTCGAACCTGGGCTGGTCATCGACTTCACGACCGAGGGCCGGGCGATCGGGATCGAGATCACGGCGCCCGCCAAGGTATCGCTGGCAGCCCTGAACGCCGTGCTCAAGGAACTGGGGCACCCGCCGGCCAGTCAGGCTGATCTCGCTCCGCTCCTCGCAGCGTGA
- a CDS encoding TIGR01777 family oxidoreductase — translation MPRTFTRRTLLPAPADEVFAWHARPGAFERLVPPWERVRTVERTGGIENGARLVLAMRAGPVRLRWVAVHRDVVPGREFTDEQVAGPFARWVHRHQITPSGPDACELVDHIEYALPFDALSSWTAPFTVVPRLERMFRYRHDVTEADLALHGRHRDVERLRIGVTGARGLVGSRLVPLLTTGGHDVVRFTRQAAPGPDEATWVPSEGLPPEAGPLDAIVHLAGANVAGRRWSDDWKREIRDSRVGPTRALAESVARWPRPPHTLICASALGFYGDRGNDVLDETSSAGRGFLAEVSREWEDAAAPARDAGIRVVVLRIGVVLSPVGGALAGLLPAFLAGVGGRVGTGRQFMSWVGIDDVAGAVVHALCSPAITGAVNVCAPDAVTNAVFTRTLARVVRRPAVLRVPSPVLRAAYGELADTLVGGAKVYPGVLERTGYRFRHRSLEAALRHLLGRGDATATSAAGAPPPSE, via the coding sequence GTGCCCCGCACCTTCACCCGGCGCACCCTGCTCCCCGCCCCGGCCGACGAGGTCTTCGCCTGGCACGCGCGCCCCGGGGCGTTCGAGCGTCTCGTGCCGCCCTGGGAGCGGGTCCGGACGGTCGAGCGCACCGGCGGAATCGAGAACGGGGCCCGGCTGGTGCTGGCCATGCGGGCCGGCCCCGTCCGTCTGCGCTGGGTGGCCGTGCATCGGGATGTCGTGCCCGGGCGGGAGTTCACCGACGAGCAGGTCGCGGGCCCGTTCGCCCGGTGGGTACACCGCCACCAGATCACGCCATCCGGTCCCGACGCGTGCGAGCTCGTCGATCACATCGAGTACGCGTTGCCCTTCGACGCGCTGTCGTCCTGGACGGCGCCGTTCACCGTCGTGCCGCGCCTCGAGCGCATGTTCCGCTACCGCCATGACGTCACAGAGGCCGATCTCGCGTTGCACGGGCGCCATCGCGACGTGGAGCGCCTGCGCATCGGCGTGACCGGCGCGCGCGGACTCGTGGGTTCGCGGCTTGTGCCCCTCCTGACGACTGGGGGGCACGACGTGGTGCGGTTCACCCGCCAGGCCGCCCCTGGACCCGATGAGGCGACGTGGGTCCCATCCGAAGGGCTCCCGCCGGAGGCCGGCCCACTCGACGCCATCGTGCACCTTGCCGGCGCCAACGTGGCCGGCCGGAGGTGGAGCGACGATTGGAAGCGAGAGATCCGTGACAGCCGCGTCGGTCCTACTCGCGCGCTGGCCGAGTCGGTGGCCCGCTGGCCACGCCCGCCCCACACGCTGATCTGCGCTTCGGCCTTGGGGTTCTACGGCGATCGCGGCAACGATGTCCTCGACGAGACGAGCTCTGCTGGGCGTGGGTTCCTCGCCGAGGTCAGCCGCGAATGGGAGGACGCCGCGGCACCTGCGCGCGACGCCGGCATCCGCGTGGTAGTGCTCCGCATCGGCGTCGTGCTGTCGCCTGTCGGCGGGGCGCTCGCCGGCCTGCTCCCCGCTTTTCTCGCGGGCGTCGGGGGACGCGTGGGCACCGGCCGACAGTTCATGAGCTGGGTCGGCATCGACGACGTGGCGGGCGCGGTGGTGCACGCGCTGTGCAGTCCGGCCATCACCGGCGCGGTGAACGTGTGCGCACCCGACGCGGTCACCAACGCCGTCTTCACCCGAACGCTGGCGCGAGTCGTTCGGCGCCCGGCGGTCCTCCGTGTGCCCTCACCCGTGCTGCGCGCTGCGTATGGCGAACTGGCCGACACCCTCGTGGGCGGCGCGAAGGTGTACCCAGGCGTGCTCGAGCGGACTGGCTACCGGTTCAGGCATCGGTCGCTCGAAGCGGCTTTGCGACACCTGCTGGGACGAGGAGACGCCACGGCGACGTCCGCGGCGGGTGCTCCACCGCCGTCGGAGTGA
- a CDS encoding cobalamin-dependent protein (Presence of a B(12) (cobalamin)-binding domain implies dependence on cobalamin itself, in one of its several forms, or in some unusual lineages, dependence on a cobalamin-like analog.), with translation MSRATSIPVETLRTWEARYGFPEPERKPSGHRCYHPAVVPRLRRIAEALARGHRASDTVSASDADLTRLLDVTPVTLRRPFAPSTDAPPDIAALIDATASFDAEGLTRGLLADWARFGVIEFLEQRIAPLVRSIGDRWSDGRLEIRHEHFASERVGDLLRTLRLPFEERAPGPLVVFSTLPGEGHSLGLQMAALVVAAAGCRVLYLGAETPVDQVAQLALDVNARAVAVSISVASRGAATRRHLTRLRSLLPRCVHVLAGGEGAPAGGDIETLTDFRALDQWARATAQSSLA, from the coding sequence TTGTCACGCGCCACCAGCATCCCCGTCGAAACGCTGCGCACCTGGGAAGCCCGCTACGGATTCCCCGAACCCGAGCGCAAGCCGTCAGGCCATCGCTGTTACCACCCGGCCGTCGTGCCGCGTCTGCGTCGCATCGCGGAAGCCCTCGCCAGGGGTCACCGCGCAAGCGATACGGTGTCGGCCTCGGACGCAGACCTGACGCGCCTGCTCGACGTCACGCCCGTCACGCTTCGACGGCCCTTCGCGCCCTCGACCGACGCTCCCCCCGACATCGCCGCGCTCATCGACGCCACCGCGTCCTTCGACGCGGAGGGCCTCACGAGAGGCCTGCTCGCCGACTGGGCCAGGTTCGGGGTCATCGAGTTCCTCGAGCAGCGCATCGCCCCCCTCGTCCGGTCGATCGGCGACCGGTGGAGCGATGGACGGCTCGAAATCCGCCACGAGCACTTCGCGTCGGAGCGCGTGGGCGACCTGCTGCGTACGCTGCGCCTGCCCTTTGAGGAGCGCGCCCCCGGCCCGCTGGTCGTCTTCTCGACCTTGCCGGGCGAGGGCCACTCCCTGGGCTTGCAGATGGCCGCCCTGGTCGTTGCCGCAGCCGGCTGCCGGGTCCTCTATCTCGGTGCCGAGACCCCGGTCGACCAGGTCGCGCAGCTGGCCCTCGACGTGAACGCCAGGGCCGTGGCGGTGAGCATCTCGGTCGCCTCGCGAGGCGCCGCCACGCGCCGTCACCTCACGCGGCTCAGGTCGCTGCTTCCGCGGTGCGTCCATGTGCTGGCCGGCGGCGAGGGCGCCCCGGCAGGCGGGGACATCGAGACGCTGACCGACTTCCGAGCGCTCGACCAGTGGGCTCGCGCGACGGCGCAGAGCAGCCTCGCCTGA
- a CDS encoding fasciclin domain-containing protein, with the protein MKKIITFAAAVALVAAVAAPAAAQGYGAQKDIVDTAVSAGNFKTLAAALTAAGLVDTLKGKGPFTVFAPTDEAFAKIPKADLDALIADKAKLTQVLTYHVVAGKVMAADVVKLTEATTVQGSKVKIDTKDGVKVNNAKVVATDIAASNGVIHVIDTVILPPM; encoded by the coding sequence ATGAAGAAGATCATCACGTTCGCCGCGGCCGTGGCCCTGGTGGCCGCCGTGGCCGCTCCCGCCGCGGCTCAGGGATACGGCGCACAGAAGGACATCGTCGATACCGCCGTCTCGGCCGGGAACTTCAAGACGCTGGCCGCGGCCCTCACCGCCGCCGGCCTCGTCGACACACTCAAGGGCAAGGGGCCGTTCACGGTGTTCGCGCCGACCGACGAGGCGTTCGCGAAGATCCCGAAGGCCGATCTCGATGCCCTCATTGCCGACAAGGCCAAGCTCACCCAGGTCTTGACCTATCATGTGGTCGCCGGCAAGGTCATGGCGGCCGACGTCGTCAAGCTCACCGAGGCGACGACCGTCCAGGGTAGCAAGGTGAAGATCGACACCAAGGACGGGGTCAAGGTGAACAACGCCAAGGTCGTCGCGACGGACATCGCGGCCTCAAACGGCGTCATTCACGTCATCGACACGGTGATCCTGCCGCCGATGTAG
- the queA gene encoding tRNA preQ1(34) S-adenosylmethionine ribosyltransferase-isomerase QueA yields the protein MRVADFDYELPADLIAQAPAPERGASRLMVVDRQAATFRASVVSALPDLLRPGDVLVVNDTKVFPARLLGHRVPSGGAVECLLLGRLDDERWDALVHPGQKLKPGAEVRFTREGGTLDGEIVGRASFGRRTIRLRAPDGRDVDEVIDAIGHVPLPPYIKRPDERADRDRYQTVFARARGSVAAPTAGLHFTEAILDALERRGVERVAVTLHVGYGTFEPVRVDEVEAHRVGEERFTIPEPVAARINAALDEGRRVIAVGTTTTRALESAASAGGRVDPGSGTTELFIYPGFRFQVVSGLWTNFHVPKSSLLMLVCAFGGRDLVLAAYRKAVDERFRFYSYGDAMVLL from the coding sequence ATGCGTGTCGCCGACTTCGACTACGAACTCCCCGCCGACCTGATTGCCCAGGCGCCCGCACCCGAGCGGGGCGCGTCGCGGCTGATGGTCGTCGACCGGCAGGCGGCGACCTTCCGCGCATCGGTCGTCTCGGCGCTTCCCGATCTGCTCCGGCCCGGCGACGTGCTCGTGGTCAACGACACGAAGGTGTTTCCCGCGCGCCTGCTCGGGCACCGCGTGCCGAGCGGCGGAGCGGTCGAGTGCCTGCTCCTCGGCCGGCTCGACGACGAACGATGGGACGCGCTCGTGCATCCGGGGCAGAAGCTCAAGCCCGGCGCCGAGGTGAGGTTCACGCGCGAGGGAGGCACGCTCGATGGCGAGATCGTGGGGCGCGCGTCGTTCGGGCGTCGGACCATCAGGCTGCGCGCGCCGGACGGCCGGGATGTCGACGAGGTGATCGACGCCATCGGCCACGTGCCGCTCCCGCCGTACATCAAGCGCCCCGACGAGCGTGCCGATCGCGATCGCTATCAGACCGTCTTCGCGCGCGCCCGAGGCTCGGTGGCGGCGCCGACCGCGGGGTTGCACTTCACCGAGGCCATCCTCGACGCGCTCGAACGGCGTGGAGTCGAACGTGTCGCCGTCACCCTCCACGTGGGCTACGGTACCTTCGAACCCGTGCGCGTCGACGAGGTCGAGGCGCACCGCGTTGGCGAAGAGCGGTTCACCATCCCGGAACCTGTCGCGGCGCGCATCAACGCGGCCCTCGACGAGGGGCGCCGCGTCATCGCCGTCGGCACGACGACGACGCGAGCCCTCGAGAGCGCCGCGAGTGCAGGGGGGCGCGTCGACCCCGGTAGCGGCACGACCGAGCTCTTCATCTACCCCGGGTTCCGTTTCCAGGTCGTCTCGGGGCTCTGGACGAATTTCCACGTGCCGAAGTCGTCGCTGCTCATGCTCGTGTGCGCCTTCGGCGGCCGCGACCTGGTGCTTGCGGCCTACCGGAAGGCCGTCGACGAACGCTTCCGCTTCTACAGTTACGGCGACGCGATGGTGCTACTGTGA
- a CDS encoding deoxyhypusine synthase family protein, with translation MSEYREFDLTGIETYPLTSRPSKVRVADFATPFVAGSGIPGWLASLPRILAGADFVAAVEAIRAARQRAAPIVWGIGGHVVKTGLGPVLTDLMARGFVSAVATNGAGVIHDFEIAIGGQTSEDVDAALGPGQFGMAKETGEELNAAVIAGVGRGEGFGQAVGRWLLDRRPPYASSSVMAEASRLGIPVTVHVAVGTDIIHMHPMASGAAIGEASLRDFRCFTSIVAGLAGGVYLNCGSAVVLPEVFLKAVALVRNRGISLEGLTTVSLDFIRHYRPQVNVVQRPTQGIGRGITLVGPHELLIPLIAAALVEGQEGGGETQT, from the coding sequence ATGAGTGAGTACCGCGAGTTCGACCTGACGGGCATCGAGACCTACCCTCTCACGTCGCGCCCGAGCAAGGTGCGCGTCGCCGACTTCGCCACGCCCTTCGTGGCGGGCAGCGGGATCCCCGGCTGGCTGGCGTCGCTGCCGCGCATCCTCGCCGGCGCCGACTTCGTGGCGGCGGTCGAGGCCATCCGTGCCGCCAGACAGCGCGCGGCCCCAATCGTCTGGGGCATCGGGGGCCATGTCGTGAAGACAGGCCTCGGGCCCGTGCTGACCGACCTGATGGCGCGGGGGTTCGTCTCTGCGGTGGCGACCAACGGCGCCGGCGTCATCCACGACTTCGAGATCGCCATCGGCGGCCAGACGTCCGAGGACGTCGATGCCGCGCTCGGGCCAGGCCAGTTCGGCATGGCGAAGGAAACGGGCGAGGAGTTGAACGCCGCCGTGATCGCGGGCGTCGGGCGTGGCGAGGGGTTCGGCCAGGCGGTGGGTCGGTGGCTGCTCGACCGACGCCCTCCGTACGCCTCGAGCAGTGTGATGGCCGAAGCCTCCCGTCTCGGCATCCCCGTAACTGTGCACGTTGCCGTGGGCACCGACATCATCCACATGCATCCCATGGCATCGGGGGCCGCCATCGGGGAGGCCAGCCTGCGCGACTTCCGTTGTTTCACGTCGATCGTCGCGGGCCTCGCCGGCGGGGTCTATCTCAACTGCGGGTCGGCGGTCGTGCTGCCCGAGGTCTTCCTCAAGGCCGTGGCCCTCGTGCGGAACCGGGGGATCTCGCTCGAGGGCCTGACGACGGTCTCGCTCGACTTCATCCGCCACTATCGTCCCCAGGTCAACGTGGTCCAGCGTCCGACGCAAGGGATCGGACGCGGAATCACCCTCGTGGGGCCTCACGAACTGCTCATCCCCCTGATCGCCGCGGCGCTCGTCGAAGGCCAGGAGGGCGGGGGTGAGACGCAGACCTAA
- a CDS encoding peroxiredoxin codes for MRKWWMLATLVAVVGGMPIEASGPNVGDLAPDFTLQASDGKTYKLSDFRGKQAVVVAWFPRAFTQGCTIECKSLAENGHLIRKYDVTYFMASVDPIEDNTRFAAEQNADFPLLSDPTKEVAAAYGVLSERGFASRWTFYIDKAGRIAAIDKAVKPATSAEDMAAKLGELGVATR; via the coding sequence ATGCGCAAGTGGTGGATGCTGGCCACGCTCGTGGCCGTGGTGGGTGGAATGCCAATCGAGGCCAGTGGACCGAACGTGGGCGACCTCGCGCCCGACTTCACGCTGCAGGCGTCGGACGGCAAGACGTACAAGCTGTCCGACTTTCGCGGCAAGCAGGCCGTGGTCGTGGCGTGGTTCCCGAGGGCCTTCACGCAGGGGTGCACGATCGAGTGCAAGTCGCTCGCGGAGAACGGCCACTTGATCCGCAAGTACGACGTGACCTACTTCATGGCGAGCGTCGATCCCATCGAGGACAACACGAGGTTCGCCGCCGAGCAGAACGCCGACTTCCCGTTGCTCAGCGACCCGACGAAGGAAGTCGCTGCGGCGTACGGCGTGCTGAGTGAACGCGGGTTCGCCAGCCGCTGGACGTTCTACATCGACAAGGCCGGGCGCATCGCTGCCATCGACAAGGCCGTCAAGCCGGCGACCTCCGCCGAGGACATGGCGGCGAAGCTCGGCGAACTCGGCGTCGCGACGCGCTGA
- a CDS encoding DUF937 domain-containing protein: MNVLEAILNAQGGGLAHQLGQQLGLDDQQTASALSAIVPALSAGLQRNASSPDGLSALLSALGSGRHTRYVEDPSQLGRAETVMDGNAILGHVLGSKDVSRRVASRASAQTGVGEDVLKKMLPLAASVLMGTLAKQSSGGAPSRADAAPPSGGGILDMLTPLLDQNRDGSIVDDVLGMAGRFLGGGRK, from the coding sequence ATGAACGTGCTCGAAGCCATTCTCAACGCGCAGGGCGGCGGGCTGGCGCATCAGCTGGGCCAGCAGCTCGGCCTCGACGACCAGCAGACGGCCTCTGCGCTCTCGGCCATCGTCCCTGCCCTCTCGGCCGGCCTGCAGCGCAACGCCTCGAGCCCGGACGGCCTCAGTGCCCTGCTCTCGGCCCTGGGTTCGGGGCGGCACACCCGGTACGTCGAAGACCCGTCTCAGCTCGGCCGCGCCGAGACGGTGATGGACGGCAACGCCATCCTCGGTCACGTCCTCGGGAGCAAGGACGTGAGCCGACGGGTCGCCAGCCGCGCCTCGGCACAGACCGGTGTCGGTGAAGACGTGCTGAAGAAGATGCTGCCCCTCGCGGCGTCGGTGCTGATGGGCACGCTCGCCAAGCAGTCCAGCGGCGGGGCGCCGTCGCGGGCGGACGCCGCGCCGCCGTCTGGAGGCGGCATCCTCGACATGCTCACGCCGTTGCTCGACCAGAATCGCGACGGGTCGATTGTCGACGACGTGCTCGGCATGGCCGGCCGCTTTCTCGGCGGAGGGCGAAAGTAG
- a CDS encoding DUF423 domain-containing protein, with protein sequence MDRSLLVIACVLGGVGVALGAFGAHGLQHRVPPERLVTFEIGVRYHMYHALALLAVAWLAARWPGSSLVTTAGWLFVAGVVVFSGSLYALTLTGIRALGAITPIGGFAFIAGWTCLAVAAWRGQ encoded by the coding sequence ATGGACCGTTCGCTTCTCGTGATCGCCTGCGTGCTCGGCGGCGTCGGAGTCGCCCTGGGAGCCTTCGGCGCCCACGGGCTTCAGCATCGCGTCCCGCCCGAACGCCTCGTGACGTTCGAAATCGGGGTGCGGTACCACATGTACCACGCGCTCGCCCTGCTCGCCGTCGCGTGGCTCGCGGCGCGGTGGCCCGGATCGTCGCTCGTCACGACGGCGGGCTGGCTCTTCGTCGCGGGCGTGGTCGTGTTTTCGGGGAGTCTTTATGCCCTGACGCTCACGGGCATCCGCGCCCTGGGCGCGATTACGCCGATTGGCGGCTTCGCGTTCATCGCGGGGTGGACATGCCTGGCAGTTGCGGCGTGGCGAGGGCAATGA
- a CDS encoding (2Fe-2S)-binding protein, with translation MLTLTVNGRERRFDGDPSMPLLWYLRDVLGLTGTKYGCGVAVCGACTVHVDGEAARACMTAMADVAGRAVVTIEGLSAEGTHPVQVAWREVNAPQCGYCQSGQIMQAAALLASTPRPTDAQVDDAMSGVLCRCGTYQRIRAAIALAAGGAR, from the coding sequence ATGCTCACGCTGACGGTCAACGGCCGGGAGCGACGTTTCGACGGTGACCCGTCGATGCCGCTCCTCTGGTACTTGCGCGACGTCCTCGGTCTCACCGGAACCAAGTACGGGTGCGGCGTCGCCGTGTGCGGCGCCTGCACGGTGCACGTCGACGGCGAAGCGGCTCGGGCCTGCATGACGGCGATGGCCGACGTCGCCGGGCGGGCCGTGGTGACCATCGAGGGGCTGAGCGCCGAGGGCACGCATCCGGTGCAGGTGGCCTGGCGCGAGGTGAACGCGCCGCAGTGCGGCTACTGCCAGTCCGGCCAGATCATGCAGGCGGCGGCCCTGCTTGCCTCGACGCCGCGGCCGACCGACGCGCAGGTGGATGACGCGATGTCGGGGGTGCTGTGCCGCTGCGGCACCTATCAGCGCATTCGCGCGGCGATCGCGCTCGCGGCCGGAGGAGCGCGATGA
- a CDS encoding molybdopterin-dependent oxidoreductase has translation MNVTLASVSRRDFLAGLGAAGAVTFAARLLPGTSLFEAGLHAQGHLPSPDPFVWVSIEPSGAVTIVTHRSEMGQGTRTTLPLALADEMEADWARVSLQQAPGDEARYGSQNTDGSRSIRHFLQPMRETGALVRRLLELAAAGTWGVPVGEVTARQHVVVHAASGRTLGYGELVEAVRRLPLPPAEDVKLKSPEALRYLMKDAPPPIVDLFDMTTGRAKYGYDVQMDGMRVAVIARPPVYGGKAASFDPRPALDVPGVERVFELPGTPVPSGMLPLGGIVVVARDTWSAIRGRDALQVKWDDGANRTYDSEAYRERLVRVARTPGRVVRNEGDAGAALASAARRIEADYYVPHLAHAPMEPPAATAVVRDGRCEIWAATQHPQAARDVVARALGLDAANVTVNVTLLGGGFGRKSKPDYVAEAALVAREAGYPVKLVWTREDEIRHGYYHTVAAQHLEAGLDASGRVVAWLHRSAFPPIGATFSAEAKGPSDDELALGCVDVPFDVPNLRCEAGDVDAHVRIGWFRSVINIPQAFAVSSFADELAHAAGRDPRDFLLGLIGPPRHIDLAKGGVKSWNYGESPAVYPLDTGRLRRVVELATERGAWGAPLPARHGRGLAVHRSFLADVAVVMEVAVDERGRVRIPRVDVAVDCGFPANPERIRSQMEGAVVMAVAAAMTGEITFREGRAVQSNFFDYEILRFEEAPREVRTHIVPTTAPPGGVGEPGFPPVAPALCNAIFAAVGKRIRQLPIRDQLRT, from the coding sequence ATGAACGTCACCCTCGCGTCCGTGAGCCGTCGCGACTTTCTGGCAGGTCTCGGTGCCGCGGGCGCCGTGACCTTCGCCGCGCGTCTGCTGCCCGGCACCTCGCTGTTCGAGGCCGGACTGCACGCGCAGGGCCACCTCCCGAGCCCGGACCCCTTCGTCTGGGTCAGCATCGAGCCGTCTGGTGCCGTGACCATCGTGACGCACCGGTCGGAGATGGGACAGGGCACGCGCACGACGCTGCCCCTGGCGCTGGCCGACGAGATGGAAGCCGACTGGGCGCGCGTCTCACTTCAACAGGCGCCAGGCGACGAAGCGCGCTACGGTTCGCAGAACACCGACGGGTCGCGCAGCATCCGTCACTTCCTCCAGCCGATGCGCGAAACCGGCGCCCTGGTCCGCCGGCTCCTCGAACTGGCCGCAGCCGGGACGTGGGGCGTGCCCGTCGGCGAGGTGACAGCGCGGCAGCACGTCGTCGTGCACGCGGCTTCGGGCCGCACTCTGGGCTACGGTGAGCTCGTCGAGGCCGTGAGGCGATTGCCGCTGCCGCCTGCTGAAGACGTCAAGCTCAAGTCGCCAGAGGCACTGCGCTACCTGATGAAGGATGCGCCTCCACCCATCGTCGACCTGTTCGACATGACCACGGGCCGGGCGAAGTACGGGTACGACGTGCAAATGGACGGGATGCGGGTGGCGGTGATCGCGCGGCCCCCGGTCTACGGCGGCAAGGCCGCGAGCTTCGATCCCAGGCCGGCGCTCGACGTGCCCGGAGTGGAACGGGTCTTCGAGTTGCCTGGAACGCCGGTGCCCTCCGGCATGCTGCCGCTCGGCGGCATCGTGGTCGTGGCGCGCGACACGTGGTCGGCTATTCGCGGTCGCGACGCGCTGCAGGTGAAGTGGGACGATGGCGCCAACCGGACGTACGACTCCGAGGCGTATCGCGAGCGGCTGGTCCGTGTCGCGCGGACCCCGGGGCGGGTCGTGCGAAACGAGGGCGACGCCGGGGCCGCCCTGGCCTCGGCGGCTCGCCGGATCGAGGCCGATTACTACGTGCCGCACCTCGCGCACGCGCCGATGGAGCCGCCGGCCGCGACGGCGGTCGTTCGCGACGGGCGCTGCGAGATCTGGGCGGCGACGCAGCACCCGCAGGCGGCGCGCGACGTGGTGGCCAGGGCGCTCGGCCTCGACGCGGCGAACGTCACCGTGAACGTCACGCTGCTTGGCGGCGGCTTCGGGCGCAAATCGAAGCCCGACTACGTCGCCGAGGCGGCGCTCGTCGCACGAGAGGCCGGCTACCCGGTGAAGCTGGTGTGGACGCGCGAGGACGAGATCCGCCACGGGTACTACCACACCGTCGCCGCCCAGCATCTCGAGGCGGGGTTGGACGCGAGCGGGCGAGTCGTCGCCTGGCTCCATCGCAGCGCGTTCCCCCCCATCGGCGCGACCTTCAGCGCTGAGGCCAAGGGGCCGAGCGACGACGAGCTCGCCCTCGGCTGCGTCGACGTCCCGTTCGACGTGCCGAACCTCCGCTGCGAGGCGGGCGACGTCGACGCCCACGTGCGCATCGGCTGGTTCCGCTCGGTCATCAACATTCCGCAGGCGTTCGCCGTGTCGTCGTTCGCTGACGAGCTGGCGCACGCCGCGGGGCGCGACCCGCGGGACTTCCTGCTCGGGCTGATCGGCCCTCCCCGGCACATCGACCTCGCGAAGGGCGGCGTGAAGAGCTGGAACTACGGCGAGTCGCCTGCGGTCTACCCGCTCGATACGGGGCGCCTCCGGCGGGTGGTCGAGCTCGCGACGGAACGCGGGGCCTGGGGCGCGCCGCTGCCCGCGCGACACGGGCGGGGCCTGGCCGTGCACCGCAGCTTCCTGGCCGACGTCGCGGTGGTGATGGAGGTCGCCGTGGACGAGCGAGGGCGCGTCAGGATTCCGCGGGTCGACGTGGCCGTCGACTGCGGGTTCCCCGCCAACCCCGAACGCATTCGATCGCAGATGGAAGGGGCGGTCGTCATGGCCGTCGCGGCGGCGATGACCGGCGAGATCACGTTCCGCGAGGGTCGCGCGGTGCAGAGCAACTTCTTCGACTACGAGATTCTCCGGTTCGAGGAGGCGCCGCGCGAGGTGCGCACGCACATCGTTCCGACGACCGCGCCCCCGGGCGGCGTCGGCGAGCCGGGGTTTCCGCCCGTGGCACCGGCGCTCTGCAACGCCATCTTCGCCGCGGTCGGCAAGCGCATCAGGCAGCTGCCGATCCGCGACCAGCTGCGAACCTGA